In Neovison vison isolate M4711 chromosome 11, ASM_NN_V1, whole genome shotgun sequence, one genomic interval encodes:
- the LOC122889140 gene encoding heterogeneous nuclear ribonucleoprotein A1-like has product MSKSESPKEPEQLWKLFIGGLSFETTDESLRSHFEQWGTLTDCVVMRDPNTKRSRGFRFVTYATVEEVDAAMNARPHKVDGRVVEPKRAVSREDSQRPGAHLTVKKIFVGGIKEDTEEHHLRDYFEQYEKIEVIEIMTDRGSGKKRGFAFVTFDDHDSVDKIVIQKYHTVNGHNCEVRKALSKQEMASASSSQRGRSGSGNFGGGRGGGFGGNDNFGRGGNFSGQGGFGGSRGGGGYGGSGDGYNGFGDDGSNFGGGGSYNDFGNYNNQSSNFGPMKGGNFGGRSSGPYGGGGQYFAKPRNQGGYGGSSSSSSYGSGRRF; this is encoded by the coding sequence ATGTCTAAGTCAGAGTCTCCCAAAGAGCCTGAACAGCTGTGGAAGCTCTTCATCGGAGGTCTGAGCTTTGAAACAACCGATGAGAGTCTGAGGAGCCATTTTGAGCAATGGGGAACACTTACGGACTGTGTGGTAATGAGAGATCCGAACACCAAGCGCTCCAGAGGCTTTAGGTTTGTCACATATGCCACTGTGGAGGAGGTGGATGCAGCCATGAATGCAAGGCCACACAAGGTGGATGGAAGAGTTGTGGAACCAAAGAGGGCtgtctcaagagaagattctcaaagacctggtgcccacttaactgtgaaaaagatttttgttggtggcattaaagaagacactgaagaacatcATCTAAGAGATTATTTCGAACAGTATGAGAAAATCGAAgtgattgagatcatgactgaccgaggcagtggcaaaaagaggggttttgcttttgtaacatttgatgaccatgattctgtagacaagattgtcattcaaaaataccatactgtgaatggccacaactgtgaagtaaggaaagcgctctctaagcaagagatggctagtgcttcatccagccaaagaggtcgaagtggttctggaaactttggtggtggtcgtggaggtggttttggtgggaatgacaactttggtcgcggaggaaacttcagtggtcaaggtggctttggtggcagtcgaggtggtggtggatatggtggcagtggggatggctaTAACGGATTTGGTGATGATGGAAGCAACTTTGGAGGTGGCGGAAGCTATaatgattttggcaattacaacaatcaatcctcaaattttggacccatgaaaggaggcaattttggaggcagaagctctggTCCTTATGGTGGTGGAGGCCAATACTTCGCCAAACCACGAAACCAAGGTGGCTATggtggttccagcagcagcagcagctatggcagtggcagaaggttttaa